The genomic region GCGCCGCCTGCGCCGTCACTCTCGGGGTCATCGGCGGGATCTGGGATCGTCACTGGGCGTTCGGCTTCGTGGTCTTCCTGGGGATGTTCGCCTCGGTCAACATCGCGGGCATTGTCGGCACCGTCGTTCCGCTGCTCTCCAAGCGCGCCGGCTTCGACCCCGCCCTCACCGCCGGTCCCTTCGAGACCGCCTTCCAGGACGTCGTCGGCATCAGCATCTTCCTGAGCCTCGCCTCCACACTGCTGCGCTGGCTGCACTAGAGGAGGGCCTCACCCCCTAGCTCCGCCACCAGCGCCTTGGCCGCGCGGCTCTGGTGGCGGCCACGGCGCACAAACCGGTGCAAAGGCCGCGTGAAAGCGAGATCGCTGACCGGTACGACCGCCACGCGATGGGTCTCCAGCTCCAGCGCGATCGTCAGCGACGAGACGACCGCTAGGCCGACGCCGGCCGCGACGGCGCGCTTGATCGCCTCAATGTTGCCAAGCGACATCGCGGGGCGGATCGTCAAGCCTCGTTCTTCAAAGGCGCGCGCGATCACGGCGCGCGTTCCCGAGCCCTCTTCCCGAACGACAAACGGCTCGCGGCAGAGCCGTTCGGCGGACACAGGCACTTCCGCGCGAATGGGATGGTTGGGCGGCGCAATCACGACCATGGCGTCTTTGGCGAAGACGGTCGCTTCCAAGTCATCCTCTTCGGCAAACCCCTCCGTAAACCCCAAATCCATTGCGCCTTCCAGAAGACGCTGCTGAATTTCTTCCGTATTGGCGATCTCCAAATTCACGACAATGCCGGGATAACGCCGATGGAAGCGGGCCAGCACCTCCGGCAGCAGATAACTGCCAATCGTCATGCTGGCGCCCACCGCCAGCGTCCCGCGCTCCAGGCCGCGCAGGTCGGCCAGCGCCTCCTCCGCTTCCGCCTCCAGCGCGAACAGTCGCCGCGCGTAATCCGCCAGAATGACGCCCGCTCCGGTCAGACGCACGCCGCGCGGCAGACGGTCGAAGAGCGGCGCGCCCAGACTGCGCTCCAGTTCCTGAAGCTGCTTGGAAACGGCGGGCTGGCTGATGTGCAGACGCTCCGCGCCGCGTCCTATCCCACCCTCCTGCGCTACCGCGTGAAAGATCGCAAGGTGATTGATATTCATAACTTTAATCTATGTATACCATAGAAACTATGTATTTGTATTATGCCTGTAGAACCGGTACGATAGGTGCATGGAAACAACACTTGATCGACCGCATCGACGAATGCGTGACAGCGCGCTCTGGGGAATGGTTCTCGCCGCCGCCGTGGCGCTGGCCGCCATCGGCCTGCACGCGCTTCCCAGAGTCGGGATCTTCAGCGCTCTGATACTTTCGATCGTTCTGGGGATGGCGGTTGGGAATACCGTCGCGATTCCGGAAGCATGGCGACCAGGAATCCAGTTCAGCCTGAAGCGCGTCCTGCGCCTGGCGATCATTCTGCTGGGATTGCAGCTTAGCTTCACGCAAGTCGGCCAGATCGGCGTGCGCGGGATGGCGGTTGTGGCGGGAAGTTTACTGGGGACGTTTCTGTTTACCGTCTGGCTCGGCGCGAGATTGGGAGTCGAGCGCAAACTGACACAATTGATCGCGGCCGGCAGTTCGATCTGCGGCGCTTCCGCGGTGATTGCCGCCAACGTCGTCACCCGAGGACGGGATGAAGATGTCGCCTATGGCGTCGCGGTCGTTACCGTCTTTGGATCGGTCTCGATGTTCGTTTACCCACTGCTGCCCCGTCTCCTGCATTTGACGCCAATGGCGTTCGGTCTCTGGACAGGCGCGTCGATCCACGAAGTCGCACAGGTCATCGCGGCGGCCTTTCAAGACGGCGCCGTCAGCGGCCAGTTCGGAACGATCAGCAAACTGGCCCGCGTCATGCTGCTGGCGCCCATGGTGCTCGCGCTCGGCGTTATCGACGCTCGCCGAAACGCAGCAGGCGCGAAGTTAAACCCACGCAGCATTCCCATCCCATGGTTCGTACTCGGTTTTGTCGCGATGATCGGCGTCAACACATGGAACATCATCCCGATGGAGATCAAAACAACATTAATCGCCGCCAACCAGTTTCTGCTGGCGCTCTCACTCGCCGCCATGGGCCTGGAAACAAGCTTCGCCAAACTGAAACGGGCCGGCGCCCGCCCCATGCTCCTCGGCGCAGGCGCATGGCTCTTTATCTCCGCCTTCAGCTACCTGCTGGTCCGGCTTTTCTATTGACGAAAGATCAGAGAAAGACAATGCTGCGAAAAATGATTGACGGCGCGCTTTCGGGAGCGATGACAATGATGTTTCTGACGGGCATCCTGGCTCCCTTTAATTCGCCGCGTCCCCCATTGCCCAATAGCGATTGCCTGAGCGAGGCTTTTGCTGAACTTAGCCTGATTGCGCTTTCGTCAATCCTAGGCGTTATCCTGGGCGGGGGATCTACTGCCGCATCGATTTTCGCAAATAAAGCTGAGCACCGAAAGGCGAGTATAGCAAGTTTTGTTACGCTCCTCTCAGCAGCTGTAATGATAGCGTTCATTGGCGTATCGTATGCCAGGCATGATTCGCAAAAGATATTAATACTCTTTAGCGCTCCCTTAATATGGTCCATCGTACTGTTTTCTTCCGGATTTAAGCGGTTTGCTCGGCAAAGCTTTGGTGGGTCCTTCTCCGACGCAGGCGATCCTGATGGAGATCGTACTTGTCATTGACGAAAGGTTAGGAGAGAACCGATGATGCGAAAAACGATTTGGGGCGCGCTTCAAGCGGCGTTTACGCTATCGTTGCTCATGAAATTCTTGGCGCAATCCGATCCGCCCTATATTCCACCATCAGAAAGCAACTGCATGACGGATTCATTGGTGGATTTGGTCCATGCATCTGCCCAAGTGACGACGTATGGATTGATAGGCGCGATATTGGGAGGATGCTCCACCGCCGCGTGTATCTTCTCTCACGAATCTCAAGAACGAAAGGCCATGGCGGCGAGTTTCATTGCGCCTCTCTTGGTAGGGATGATTATGGTCATCAACGTTAAAGCATATCCCAGCCATGAAGCAGCGAAGTTACTGTTGCCATTCAGTATTCCGTTGATATGGACGCTCGCACTTTTCGTCTCCGGCATTGGATTATTGAGTCGCTGTAGAAGGATAGCTTCGACGCGGCGCTAGGAATCGTCCAGGTATAATCAATAGACGAATACCTAGACAGAAAGCTCAGAATGCCTCTTCGTTCGTTTCGCATTGACTGGTTCCTCGTCGGCATGGCCGCCGCCGTGGGCCTCGCTTATCTCCTGCCCGATCCCGGCGCCGCCGGGGGCAGTCTTCATCCGGAGCTGCTGACAAAGCTGGGAATCGCGCTGATCTTTTTTCTTAACGGAGTCTCGCTGTCGTTTGCGTCGCTCAAGTCGGGCATGCTGCAATGGAAACTGCATCTCGTGGTCCAGGCGGCGACGTTTCTTCTCTTCCCAATCCTCGGACTGCTGGCGCTCTGGCTGATCGGGCCGCGCCTCTCGCCCGACCTTCGCCTGGGATTCTTCTATCTCTGCGCGCTTCCGTCCACGGTCTCGTCATCGGTGGCGATGACGGCGGCGGCGCGGGGCAATGTGCCGGCGGCCGTGTTTAACGCGACCCTCTCCAGTCTCCTTGGCGTCTTCCTGACCCCCATGTGGATCGCGCTGGTCATGAAGAGCGGCGGACAGGCAATGCCGTTCGGAAAGGTCATTCTGGATCTTTTAGAGTGGCTTGTGCTGCCGCTCGTGATCGGTCAGCTCTGCCGCCCGCTACTCGCCGAGTGGGCGAAGGGGCACAAGAAATTCATCAGCACGGTCGACCGATGCACTATCCTCCTGCTCGTCTACACATCGTTCTGCGACTCGATGAAGACCGGCGTTTGGTCCGGCCATGGCGTGGGCGTCTTGATCGCCACGCTCGCCGGGACAGCTATCCTTTTCTTCGTCGTCCTGACGATCGTTAGCGCAACCTGCGACGCTTTAGGGTTTCCCTCCAAGGACCGCACGGCGGCGGTCTTCTGCGGCTCCAAGAAGACCCTCGCCTCCGGAGTTCCGATGGCCCGTCTGATCTTCGGCGCCCACCCGGGTCTCAGCATCATCTTGCTGCCGATCATGATCTACCACCCACTCCAGCTTGTGATTTGCGGCGCGCTCGCCAGCAAATGGGCAAAGCGCGAAACAGAACAAATCCCCTAAACGAAGCGCCGACCCAGACCCAACACCATCCCACCAACGCATTTATTGTTTTAATGGGATGGTGGAAAAGAAAGAAGAACTGGCGGTTAAACGCGCTTGGAGCGTTATGGGCGAACGTCTCCTTCGGACCCATATACCCATGACAAAAAAAGAGCCCCACCGGATAACCGGCGGGGC from Capsulimonas corticalis harbors:
- a CDS encoding LysR family transcriptional regulator, yielding MNINHLAIFHAVAQEGGIGRGAERLHISQPAVSKQLQELERSLGAPLFDRLPRGVRLTGAGVILADYARRLFALEAEAEEALADLRGLERGTLAVGASMTIGSYLLPEVLARFHRRYPGIVVNLEIANTEEIQQRLLEGAMDLGFTEGFAEEDDLEATVFAKDAMVVIAPPNHPIRAEVPVSAERLCREPFVVREEGSGTRAVIARAFEERGLTIRPAMSLGNIEAIKRAVAAGVGLAVVSSLTIALELETHRVAVVPVSDLAFTRPLHRFVRRGRHQSRAAKALVAELGGEALL
- a CDS encoding YeiH family protein, whose product is METTLDRPHRRMRDSALWGMVLAAAVALAAIGLHALPRVGIFSALILSIVLGMAVGNTVAIPEAWRPGIQFSLKRVLRLAIILLGLQLSFTQVGQIGVRGMAVVAGSLLGTFLFTVWLGARLGVERKLTQLIAAGSSICGASAVIAANVVTRGRDEDVAYGVAVVTVFGSVSMFVYPLLPRLLHLTPMAFGLWTGASIHEVAQVIAAAFQDGAVSGQFGTISKLARVMLLAPMVLALGVIDARRNAAGAKLNPRSIPIPWFVLGFVAMIGVNTWNIIPMEIKTTLIAANQFLLALSLAAMGLETSFAKLKRAGARPMLLGAGAWLFISAFSYLLVRLFY
- a CDS encoding bile acid:sodium symporter family protein: MPLRSFRIDWFLVGMAAAVGLAYLLPDPGAAGGSLHPELLTKLGIALIFFLNGVSLSFASLKSGMLQWKLHLVVQAATFLLFPILGLLALWLIGPRLSPDLRLGFFYLCALPSTVSSSVAMTAAARGNVPAAVFNATLSSLLGVFLTPMWIALVMKSGGQAMPFGKVILDLLEWLVLPLVIGQLCRPLLAEWAKGHKKFISTVDRCTILLLVYTSFCDSMKTGVWSGHGVGVLIATLAGTAILFFVVLTIVSATCDALGFPSKDRTAAVFCGSKKTLASGVPMARLIFGAHPGLSIILLPIMIYHPLQLVICGALASKWAKRETEQIP